The window CACCGGTTCGTCGGCGATGACCCTCACTAGTCACGGCAGACAACACGCCTCAACCCACGAAAAATCTCACGAATTCTCACGCATTTGTTACCGAATATCTGATTTGTAAGAACGTGACCGAAACCGTTGAAATGATCGTTTGAACGACCTGTGCGTGCGTTGGGTCAGAATTTTATTCGCTCACTTCGCTCACGGAAATATCACAAAGCCGTGAAAATCATTTCGGATTTAAGCTTGTTCTCAAAAATGAAACAGAACGTTCCCATTTTCGAAAATTAGCAAATATCACAAAAAACAAGCTGTTCTGCGCCGTTTAAGTCTTTTGCGGGCCGGTCTGAATCTCTCAGAAATCATTTTCTCTACGAATCAATGCTGGATCCGGACGACCTGATAAAACGAATCGCCAGATGTCGTGAGAAATTACTGACTGCGCACCAGTAGATCAGAGCGGCCGACAGTGTGTCAGCCATCCTGCCGGATACGGACATTCTGCGGGTCGTACGGGCTGTCCTCCCGGATCTCGGCATCCCAGAGACCGTCCATCATGCGGACTTTCAGCTTCTGGCCCGCATTTGCGAGATCGGGGCGCACATAGCCCATGCCGATGCTCTTGCCGAAGGCGACGGAATAGCCGCCCGAGGTGAGACGACCGACCTTCTCTCCCTCGAGATAGAGCGCTTCGCGGCCCCATGGGTCTGCATCAGCTGGGCCGTCGATCAGCAAGGTCACGCATTTGGCGCGGATGCCGGTGGACTCCATCGCGGCCTTGCCGTGGAAGTCCTTCGTCAGGTCGACGAAGCGGGGCAAGTCCGCCTCCAGCGGAGTCGCGTCGCGGCCAAGTTCGTTGCCGAAGGCGCGGTAGCTCTTTTCCTGGCGCAGCCAGTTCTGCGCGCGGGCGCCGACGAGCTTCAGCCCGTCGGGCTCGCCCGTCGCCATGAGCTGGTCGAAGAGGTAGTTCTGCATCTCGATCGGGTGGTGCAGCTCCCAGCCCAGCTCTCCGGTATATGCGACGCGGATCGCCATGACGGGGCACATCTTGAGCTCGATATTGCGCATCGTCAGCCACGGGAAGCGCTTGTTGGAGAGAACTGTGGCAGGGTCGGCATCGACCACGAGGCGGTTCAGCACGTCGCGCGATTTCGGGCCGGCGATGGCGAAGACGCCGTATTGCGTGGTCACGTCCTGCGCGTTGATGCGACCGAACTCGGCCTCCTTCTCCGTGATGAGCTTGTAGAGGTAATCCTCGTCATAGGCGGTCCATGCCCCGGCGGAGACGAGGTAGTAGCTGTCTTCGGCCTCGCGCACGATGGTGTATTCGGTGCGCGTCGTGCCCGTGGGCGTGAGCGCGTAGGTGAGGTTGATACGGCCGACCTTCGGTAGCTTGTTGCAGGTGAACCATTCGAGGAAGGCGGTCGCGCCGGGGCCGGAGATGCGGTGCTTGGCGAAGGCGGTGGCGTCGATCAGGCCCACGCCCTCGCGGATCGCTTTCGCCTCATCGACCGCATATTGCCACCAGCCGCCGCGCCGGAAAGAGCGGCTTTCGTGGTCGAATTCCTCCGCTGCGTCGAGCGGGCCGAAATAATTGGGGCGCTCCCATCCGTTGACGCAGCCAAACTGCGCGCCGCGCGCTTTCATGCGGTCGTAGCAAGGGGCGGTGCGCAGCGGGCGGCAGGCTTCGCGCTCTTCGTCGGGGTAGTGGAGGATGAGCATATGGGAATAGCTCTCCTCGTTCTTGCGGGCGGTGTATTCGGTGGTGATCCAGTCGCCGTAACGTTTGGGATCCATTGAGGCCATATCGATCT of the Algicella marina genome contains:
- a CDS encoding GcvT family protein translates to MKTHARAVVVGGGAVGASIAYHLARAGWQDILLLERDELTAGSTWHAAGLLPLFNMSYAASHIHDYSVKFYKTLEEDTGLNAGFAVVGNLRMAQTDDRMDEYRLYASTAESVGIEYQWLTPSEIKSRWPLIRTDDLKGAIFHPTDGYINPADVTQAMAKGARQRGVEIVRRAQVDAYDWTGSEWIVSGRMMVEKGGNLIASEETFEIRAEHVVTATGNHAQRTAKMLGIKHAAIPVEHQYIVTEPDPALVEWRKSNPEHPVIRDIDAKWYVREERGGWICGPYEFGAPACFEHGVPDSFRADLFALDLDRIEQEYMDFIHRIPTSEEVGLKDDFNGPICYTPDGNPLVGPAPGLRNMWLAEGFSFGITAAGGTGYYLAQMMVEGEAEIDMASMDPKRYGDWITTEYTARKNEESYSHMLILHYPDEEREACRPLRTAPCYDRMKARGAQFGCVNGWERPNYFGPLDAAEEFDHESRSFRRGGWWQYAVDEAKAIREGVGLIDATAFAKHRISGPGATAFLEWFTCNKLPKVGRINLTYALTPTGTTRTEYTIVREAEDSYYLVSAGAWTAYDEDYLYKLITEKEAEFGRINAQDVTTQYGVFAIAGPKSRDVLNRLVVDADPATVLSNKRFPWLTMRNIELKMCPVMAIRVAYTGELGWELHHPIEMQNYLFDQLMATGEPDGLKLVGARAQNWLRQEKSYRAFGNELGRDATPLEADLPRFVDLTKDFHGKAAMESTGIRAKCVTLLIDGPADADPWGREALYLEGEKVGRLTSGGYSVAFGKSIGMGYVRPDLANAGQKLKVRMMDGLWDAEIREDSPYDPQNVRIRQDG